A DNA window from Peromyscus leucopus breed LL Stock chromosome 3, UCI_PerLeu_2.1, whole genome shotgun sequence contains the following coding sequences:
- the Ing3 gene encoding inhibitor of growth protein 3 isoform X1, translated as MLYLEDYLEMIEQLPMDLRDRFTEMREMDLQVQNAMDQLEQRVSEFFMNAKKNKPEWREEQMASIKKDYYKALEDADEKVQLANQIYDLVDRHLRKLDQELAKFKMELEADNAGITEILERRSLELDTPSQPVNNHHAHSHTPVEKRKYNPTSHHTATDHIPEKKFKSEALLSTLTSDASKENTLGCRNNNSTASSNNAYNVNSSQPLASYNIGSLSSGTGAGAITMAAAQAVQATAQMKEGRRTSSLKASYEAFKNNDFQLGKEFSMPRETAGYSSSSALMTTLTQNASSSAADSRSGRKSKNNTKSSSQQSSSSSSSSSSSSLSLCSSSSTVVQEVSQQATVVPESDSNSQVDWTYDPNEPRYCICNQVSYGEMVGCDNQDCPIEWFHYGCVGLTEAPKGKWYCPQCTAAMKRRGSRHK; from the exons ATGTTGTACCTAGAGGACTATTTGGAAA TGATTGAGCAGCTGCCGATGGACCTGCGGGACCGCTTCACGGAGATGCGCGAGATGGATCTGCAGGTGCAGA ATGCGATGGATCAATTAGAACAAAGAGTCAGTGAATTCTTTATGAACGCAAAGAAGAACAAACCCGAGTGGCGAGAAGAACAGATGGCATCCATCAAAAAA GACTACTATAAGGCTTTGGAAGATGCAGATGAGAAAGTACAGTTGGCAAACCAAATATATGATTTG gtagATCGCCACTTGAGAAAACTGGATCAGGAGCTGGCTAAATTTAAAATGGAGCTGGAAGCTGATAATGCTGGGATTACGGAAATATTAGAGAGAC GATCTTTGGAATTAGATACTCCTTCTCAGCCAGTGAACAATCACCACGCTCATTCACATACTCCTGTGGAAA aAAGGAAATATAATCCAACTTCTCACCATACAGCAACAGATCATATCcctgaaaagaaattcaaatctGAAGCTCTTCTGTCCACCCTTACATCTGATGCTTCTAAGGAGAACACACTGG GTTGTCGAAATAATAATTCCAcagcttcctccaacaatgctTACAACGTGAATTCGTCCCAACCCCTGGCATCCTATAATATTGGCTCCTTATCTTCAGGGACTGGTGCAGGGGCCATCACCATGGCAGCAGCTCAAGCAGTGCAAGCAACAGCCCAG ATGAAAGAAGGACGAAGAACATCAAGTTTAAAAGCCAGTTATGAAGCATTTAAGAATAATGACTTTCAGCTGGGAAAAGAATTTTCGATGCCCAGAGAAACAGCTGGCTATTCCTCCTCATCGGCACTCATGACGACCTTAACACAGAATGCCAGTTCCTCGGCAGCTGACTCACGAAGTGGCAGGAAGAGCAA AAACAACACGAAGTCTTCAAGCCAGcagtcatcctcctcctcctcctcttcctcctcttcttccttatcTTTATGTTCTTCATCTTCAACTGTAGTACAGGAAGTCTCCCAGCAAGCAACAGTAGTGCCCGAATCTGATTCCAACAGTCAAGTTGACTGGACTTATGACCCCAATGAACCTCGATATTGCATCTGTAATCAG GTATCCTATGGCGAGATGGTGGGATGTGATAACCAAGAT TGCCCGATAGAGTGGTTCCACTATGGGTGTGTTGGCTTGACAGAAGCCCCGAAGGGGAAGTGGTACTGTCCACAGTGCACCGCTGCCATGAAGAGGAGAGGCAGTCGACACAAATAG
- the Ing3 gene encoding inhibitor of growth protein 3 isoform X2, with amino-acid sequence MLYLEDYLEMIEQLPMDLRDRFTEMREMDLQVQNAMDQLEQRVSEFFMNAKKNKPEWREEQMASIKKDYYKALEDADEKVQLANQIYDLVDRHLRKLDQELAKFKMELEADNAGITEILERRSLELDTPSQPVNNHHAHSHTPVETTDHIPEKKFKSEALLSTLTSDASKENTLGCRNNNSTASSNNAYNVNSSQPLASYNIGSLSSGTGAGAITMAAAQAVQATAQMKEGRRTSSLKASYEAFKNNDFQLGKEFSMPRETAGYSSSSALMTTLTQNASSSAADSRSGRKSKNNTKSSSQQSSSSSSSSSSSSLSLCSSSSTVVQEVSQQATVVPESDSNSQVDWTYDPNEPRYCICNQVSYGEMVGCDNQDCPIEWFHYGCVGLTEAPKGKWYCPQCTAAMKRRGSRHK; translated from the exons ATGTTGTACCTAGAGGACTATTTGGAAA TGATTGAGCAGCTGCCGATGGACCTGCGGGACCGCTTCACGGAGATGCGCGAGATGGATCTGCAGGTGCAGA ATGCGATGGATCAATTAGAACAAAGAGTCAGTGAATTCTTTATGAACGCAAAGAAGAACAAACCCGAGTGGCGAGAAGAACAGATGGCATCCATCAAAAAA GACTACTATAAGGCTTTGGAAGATGCAGATGAGAAAGTACAGTTGGCAAACCAAATATATGATTTG gtagATCGCCACTTGAGAAAACTGGATCAGGAGCTGGCTAAATTTAAAATGGAGCTGGAAGCTGATAATGCTGGGATTACGGAAATATTAGAGAGAC GATCTTTGGAATTAGATACTCCTTCTCAGCCAGTGAACAATCACCACGCTCATTCACATACTCCTGTGGAAA CAACAGATCATATCcctgaaaagaaattcaaatctGAAGCTCTTCTGTCCACCCTTACATCTGATGCTTCTAAGGAGAACACACTGG GTTGTCGAAATAATAATTCCAcagcttcctccaacaatgctTACAACGTGAATTCGTCCCAACCCCTGGCATCCTATAATATTGGCTCCTTATCTTCAGGGACTGGTGCAGGGGCCATCACCATGGCAGCAGCTCAAGCAGTGCAAGCAACAGCCCAG ATGAAAGAAGGACGAAGAACATCAAGTTTAAAAGCCAGTTATGAAGCATTTAAGAATAATGACTTTCAGCTGGGAAAAGAATTTTCGATGCCCAGAGAAACAGCTGGCTATTCCTCCTCATCGGCACTCATGACGACCTTAACACAGAATGCCAGTTCCTCGGCAGCTGACTCACGAAGTGGCAGGAAGAGCAA AAACAACACGAAGTCTTCAAGCCAGcagtcatcctcctcctcctcctcttcctcctcttcttccttatcTTTATGTTCTTCATCTTCAACTGTAGTACAGGAAGTCTCCCAGCAAGCAACAGTAGTGCCCGAATCTGATTCCAACAGTCAAGTTGACTGGACTTATGACCCCAATGAACCTCGATATTGCATCTGTAATCAG GTATCCTATGGCGAGATGGTGGGATGTGATAACCAAGAT TGCCCGATAGAGTGGTTCCACTATGGGTGTGTTGGCTTGACAGAAGCCCCGAAGGGGAAGTGGTACTGTCCACAGTGCACCGCTGCCATGAAGAGGAGAGGCAGTCGACACAAATAG